GGTCAACGTGGCGCCCGCGGATCATGGCGAACGAATCGGCGCTGGAGAAATATGCGGTGCCGGGAATTTCCGTGACCGTTTCCTTGCCGGCGTTGATCAGGTCCGGATCTTCGGCGCCCTCGAGCGGATACGGCCCGACGCCGAGCATGCCGTTTTCGCTTTGCAGCACCACATCGATGCCGGCGGGCACGAAGTTCGCCACCAGCGTCGGCACGCCAATGCCGAGGTTGACGTAGAAGCCGTCGCGCAGCTCGCGCGCGATGCGGCGCACGATCCTATCCCTTTTCTCGGCGTCTTTCTGTTTCGAAACGGGCGTGGCGGGTATCGTCGTCATGAAGAGTTCTCAATTCTCGGTTCTCGGAAGAAGTTTTCCCTCTGCGTCCTCCGCGTCTCCTGCGGCGTGCCTTACGCCTTGCGCACGGTGTGTTTTTCGATGCGCTTCTCGTAATTCGTGCCCTGGAAGATGCGCTTCACGTACACACTCGGCGTGTGGACGTGGTCGGGATCGAGCTGCCCGACTTCGACCAGTTCTTCCACTTCCGCAATCGTGACACGCGCGGCGGTGGCCATGACCGGATTGAAGTTGCGCGCCGTCTTGCGATAAACGAGGTTCCCCCACTTGTCGCCCTTCCAGGCCTTGATGAAGGCGAAGTCGGCGACCAGGCCGCGTTCGAGGATGCAGCGCTGCCCGTCGAAACTGCGCTCTTCCTTGCCCTCAGCGATCATGGTGCCCACGCCGGTCGGCGTGAAGAAAGCGCGGATCCCGGCGCCGCCGGCGCGAATGCGCTCGGCCAGCGTGCCCTGCGGGTTCAGTTCCAGCTCGAGTTCGCCGGAGAGCACCATCTGCTCGAGCAGCTTGTTCTCCCCCACGTAGCTGCCGATGTGCCGGCGGATCTGCTTGCTGCGCAGCAGCAGGCCCAGGCCGAAGTCGTCAGTGCCGGCGTTGTTGCTTATGGTGGTCAGGTTCTTCACGCCTTTCTTGACGATGGCGCGAATGAGGTTCTCGGGATTGCCGCACAGTCCGAAGCCGCCGAACATGATGGTGGCGCCGTCGGTTACGTCGAAGATGGCTTCGTCGGCGCCGGGGAAAACCTTGTGCATGCGTCTGCTCCGAGTGGAACAGGTGATTTTATACCGGCGAACAATTCTTACTGCGGATTGACGCGGAACGCGGAGGGTCCAATCGCTCGCCGTTAGATGTCAATGAAACGCGCGCGCTCTTCCGAAGAGGGGATGGGGCACGTTTCGTACCTTCCGAAGACGCGGTAGCGCCAGCGGGCGACCAGGTCGTAGAGCGCATCGCGGATTGCGCGCGGCACGGCGCCAGCGAGTGAGGCGAGCGCCTTCCAGAATCCGCCCAGCTGCCGGCCGATGTAAATCGCAGCCTCCGAGCGCGTCAGTAGCGCTTCCGTGGCAGCGCCGGGGTCCAGGACGACGACGACCGTGCTCAACTCTTTTGGATCGCGTTGATGCCTGCTCAGAACGGACGCGGCAAATCCGCTCTGCAGCGCGGCGAAGCGAAACATGCGGCGGCGGTCGCGCCGGAGCACGGACCGAACCGTGCGATTGCAGAGCGCGCACACGCCGTCGTAGAGCAGCACCGGACTTGATACGCTGCTGCTCCCGCCTTCGGCGCCGGGACTCACTTCTGCTTCTGATTCCGCGCCTGGGGCTTCTCGTCGTGGAAGCGGTTGCCCTGCTCGAACTCCCGGCGCAACTCGGGTGAGCGCAGGTTCTCCCGCAGGTGCGCGAGGCGCTGTTCGAGGGCGAGCAGGGCGTCGGCAATGTTCTCGGAGTTGGTGAGCGCGATGTCGCGCCACATGGAGTACGGGCTGGAGGCGATGCGCGTCATTTCGCGCAGCGCGCGCCCACCCACGGCGTGGACATCGTCGAGCGTGGCGCCCTCCGGACCGCTCGCGGTGAATTCGTCGAGCAGAG
This genomic interval from Terriglobales bacterium contains the following:
- a CDS encoding CoA transferase subunit A — encoded protein: MHKVFPGADEAIFDVTDGATIMFGGFGLCGNPENLIRAIVKKGVKNLTTISNNAGTDDFGLGLLLRSKQIRRHIGSYVGENKLLEQMVLSGELELELNPQGTLAERIRAGGAGIRAFFTPTGVGTMIAEGKEERSFDGQRCILERGLVADFAFIKAWKGDKWGNLVYRKTARNFNPVMATAARVTIAEVEELVEVGQLDPDHVHTPSVYVKRIFQGTNYEKRIEKHTVRKA
- a CDS encoding DCC1-like thiol-disulfide oxidoreductase family protein: MSPGAEGGSSSVSSPVLLYDGVCALCNRTVRSVLRRDRRRMFRFAALQSGFAASVLSRHQRDPKELSTVVVVLDPGAATEALLTRSEAAIYIGRQLGGFWKALASLAGAVPRAIRDALYDLVARWRYRVFGRYETCPIPSSEERARFIDI